In the Desulfuromonas sp. DDH964 genome, AACCACCTTGATGCCGGTTTCGAAGGCCTCGACCTTGGTCGACTGATCGACAAACTCGGGGGTCGGACGATGAATTTCCCACTCCTGCTCGTTGCCGACCGGACCCATCTCGTCGACCGGCTCGCCGATGACGTTAAGAATGCGGCCGAGGGTCTTGCGACCGACCGGCATGACGATCTGCTTGCCGGTGTCGATTACCTCCTGGCCGCGAACCAGGCCGTCGGTGGAATCCATGGCGATGGCGCGAACGGTATTCTCGCCCAGGTGCTGGGCGACTTCCACCACCAGGTTGCCTTCCCCGGGACCGAGGGCCGGGTTGGTGATCTTCAGGGCGTAGTAGATCTCGGGGAGCTTGCCGGCTTCGAACTCCACGTCGATAACGGGTCCGATAACCTGGGTGATTTTGCCTTTATTCATGGTGAACCGTCCTCCTTTTTCCACCCGCGTCAGGTGTAAAACGTTTATTTGCTGAAGTTATTTAATCGATTCGGCACCGGAAATGATTTCCATCAGCTCCTTGGTGATTGCGGCCTGGCGCGCCCGGTTGTATTGCAGGGTCAGCTTGCCGATCATCTCGGAGGCATTCTTGCTGGCGCTGTCCATGGCGCTCATGCGCGCCCCGTGCTCGGACGCCACCGACTCGAGCAGGCCGCGGAAGATCTGTACCTCGATGTGCTTGGGCAGAATCTGGTCGAGAACCTCGCCACGGCTCGGCTCGTAGATGTAATCGACCACCTGCTCATTCGCCTCCACCACCTTGGGGACGATCGGCAGGAGCTGGTCGATGGTCACGTCCTGGGAAATGGCGCTGCGGAAGGCGTTGAAGACAAAAAAGACCGCATCGTAGCTGCCGGCAACGTACTGGTCGATGATCTCCTGCCCGATCAGGGCGGCGGTACTGTAGGAGATGCTGCCGGTCAGGTTTTCATGGACCTTGGTGATGGTAAGACCAGCCCGGCTCTTCAGGTACTCGCGCCCCTTGCGGCCGACGATCACCAGGTCGTAGCCTTCGTATCCGGCCTCGTTGCTCTTGATGAAACGCTCGGCAGCCTTGCTGACGTTGCCGTTGAAGCCGCCGCAGAGACCGCGGTCGGCGGTCAAGAGCAGCACCAGCGCCCGTCCCTTGCCACGCTCCATCAACAGCGGGTGCCCATCGGCATCCTCCCGCATGGCGAGGCTGGAAAGAACATCCTGCATCTTTTTGGCGTAGGGACGGGCGGCGACCACCGCCTCCTGGGCCCGCCGCAACTTGGCGGCGGAGACCATCTTCATCGCCTTGGTGATCTGCCGGGTGTTCTTGACCGAGGTGATGCGCTTTTTTATATCCTTCAGATTAGCCATCTGTTCAAACCCTTTGCGTGCGTTTGATTAAGCCGCGAACTGTCCCTTGAATTCCTCCAGGGCGGATTTGATACGGCCTTCAAGGTCGGCATCGATCGCCATCTTCGCCTTCAGGTCGCTGAGCAACTGACCGTGCTTACTGTCGATGAAGGTCATCAGTTCGGCCTCGTAACGACCGATGGCGCTGATCGGGTACTGGTCGATGAAGCCGTTGTTGGCGGCGTAGATGACCATGACCTGGCGCTCCACCGGCAGCGGTTTGTACTGCCCCTGCTTGAGGATTTCGACCAGGCGGGCGCCGCGGTTGAGCTGGCGCTGGGTGGCGGCGTCAAGGTCGGAACCGAACTGGGCGAAAGCGGCCATCTCGCGATACTGGGCGAGGGCGAGCCGCAGGGTGCCAGCGACCTGCTTCATCGCCTTGACCTGGGCGCTGCCGCCGACGCGGGAGACCGAGAGGCCGACGTTGATCGCCGGACGCACGCCCGAGTAAAAGAGGTCGGTTTCGAGGAAGATCTGGCCGTCGGTGATCGAGATGACGTTGGTCGGGATGTAGGCCGAGACGTCACCGGCCTGGGTCTCGATGATCGGCAGCGCGGTCAGGGAGCCGGCGCCAAGGTCGTCGTTGAGCTTGGCGGCACGCTCGAGAAGCCGGCTGTGGAGGTAAAAGACGTCGCCGGGGAAGGCCTCGCGTCCCGGCGGACGCCGCAGCAGCAGGGAGAGCTGGCGGTAGGCGACGGCCTGCTTGGAAAGGTCATCGTAGATGATCAGGGCGTGCTTGCCGTTGTCGCGAAAGAACTCGCCCATGGTGACGCCGGTGTAAGGAGCGATGAACTGCAGCGGAGCCGGGTCGGAAGCGGTCGCGGCAACGACAATGGTGTAATCCATGGCGCCGTGCTGCTTGAGCTTGTCGACGACCTGGGCGACGGTCGAACGCTTCTGACCGATGGCGACGTAGATACAGACGACGCCGTTCCCCTTCTGGTTGATGATGGTATCGACGGCAACGGCGGTCTTGCCGGTCTGGCGGTCGCCGATGATCAGTTCGCGCTGGCCGCGGCCGATCGGCACCATGGCATCGATTGCCTTCAGTCCGGTCTGCATCGGTTCGTGAACCGACTTACGGGCAACGATGCCGGGAGCCTTGATTTCAACCTGGCGGAAATCATTGCTCTTGATATCGCCGAGCCCGTCAATCGGAATACCGATGCCGTCGACGACGCGACCGACGAGGGCGTCGCCGACCGGGACCTGGACGATCCGTTCGGTGCGCTTGACGGTATCGCCCTCCTTGATGTGGTGAGCTTCACCGAGGATCGCGGCACCGACATTGTCCTCCTCAAGATTGAGGACCATGCCCATGATGTTGCCCGGAAACTCGAGGAGTTCGCCGGCCATCGCCTTGTCGAGGCCATGGATACGGGCAATACCGTCACCGACGGAAATGATCGTTCCGGTCTCGCTGACTTCGACTTCGCGACCGAAATTCTCGATCTGCTTCTTGATAATTGCGCTGATTTCTTCGGCTCTGATTTCCATAAGACCTTCTCACCCCTTCTTTAAGGTATCTTCAATTCGATTCAGCTGAGTCCTGAGGCTGCCGTCAAAGAGCCGGCCGCCGATTTCTGCCTGAAGGCCTCCGAGGAGGGAACTGTCGACCGCCACCGTCAGCTCGACCTGCTTGCCGGTCTGCTGCTGCAGCGATTTGCCGATGGCCTGGCGTTGCTCCGCGCTGAGGCTCGCTGCTGCCGTCACCCGGGCCCGTACGATGCCGGACAATTCATCGGCCAGGGCACGGTAATCACCGGTAATCAACGCCAGGTACTGCAGCCGGTCTTTTTCCAGGAGCAGGCCGAGAAAGTTTTTCACGGTTGCCGTGGGTTGCAGACTCGCGAGCAGATCCTCGAGGATCGCCGTCTTCCGGTCCATGGGAAAGGAGGGGCTTTCAAGGATCAGCCGCAGCCGATCCTCCCGGGCCAACAGGGCGTTGAACTGCCCCAGCTCCTCGCCAAAACGTTCGATCTGGTTCTGCTCAGAGGCAAGCCGGACCATCGCCTTGGCGTACCTGCGGGAAATCGCACTGACGCTCAATGGAGTTCTCCTACCTTTTGCATGTATTCATTGACCAGGCGGTCCTGATCCTGCGCAGAGAAGCTTTTTTTCAACAGGTCCTCGGCGATCGCCACGGCCATCTGCGCGGCTTCGCGCTGCAGCTCAACCCGGGCCCGCGCGACTTCGTGGGCCGCACTCCGCTTGGCTTCGGCCTTGATCTTTTCCGCCATCTCCTGGGCGTTGGCGACGATCCGCTTGCTCTCCAGCTCGCCTTCACGGCGAATTTCGGCATAGATGGCATCAACCTCGCCGGCGGCCTTGGCCAGCTTCTGGTCGTATTCGGCGAAGCGTGCTTCGGCCTCCTGACGTGCCTGCTCGGCCTCGGCGAGGGCCTTTTCAATCCCCTCGCGGCGCCCGGCAAGCCCCTTGCGCAACGGCTTGGTGACAAAATAGAGGAGCAGGCCGAGAGTAATCGCGAAGTTCAGACAGCGATAGAGGAAATCCTTCAGCAATACCCCACCGTCTACGTGGTGTCCTTCACCCCCGGCGGCCAGGGCGACGCTCGCGGCGGCCACAACCAGGACGGCAGCGAGTGTGGCAATCATGCCCTTGCGTGGCAGCAGACTTTTCACAGTGCCCTCCCCAGAACCTTGCCGGCAATCATGCCTGCCAGGCTATCGGTTTCCTTTTTCAGGGCCGAACGCGCTGCAGCCGCCTCGGTCGCGACCTGGCCCTTGATCTGTTGCAGATGAGCATTGGCCTCTTCGTGCGCGGCGCCGAGAATCTTGGCCTCCTGGCCTGCTGCCTGCTTCTTCAACTGGGCCTTTTCCTGCGCCCCTTTCAGCTTGGCTTCCTGCAACTGCTCCTGGTAGGCCGCCATCTTTGCATCGATCTGCCCGGCAAGTTCCTTGGCCTTGGCGTGGTTCCCCTCGATAGCCTCCCGGCGCTTGGCAAGGATGGCGCGCAGGGGCCGATAGAGGATGATGTTCAGAACAAACATCAACACCACAAAGTTGAAGAACTGCAGTAAGATAGTCCAGTCAATATTGATCACTACGACACCTCTCGCCAAACCGGCCTTCGGCCTTCGGTATACTGTATACAGCCGTCCCGGGGGTTAAAAATGCCCCAGAAGGGCAAAACAGGAGATAGCTAACATACGAACAGGGTGAAGTCAAGGTCTTTTGTGCCCACAGCGGGGTCACGGCCGGCCATTGGGGACCTGGTTCCAGATCACTTTTTGAGTGCGACCGCTTGCCCCTTTGCGCCATCTGCGCCCCCATCCGGGGTCTTCATCACCAGGGTGGAATTGAGCAGGACCCCCTCCTCCACCACCAGGACCGGGGTTTCTATATTCCCCTCGACCCGCGCCGGAGAGCGGAGCTCGACCCGCTGGCTGGCCTTGATGTTCCCCTTGAAGCTGCCACTCAGTATCAGGGTGCCGACGGTCACTTCCGCCTGAACATCGGCCGATTCGCCGACAATCAACGTGTCCCGCGAATTGATCTCGCCGCGGAAGGTTCCGTCGAGACGAACAATCTCGTTGAACAGCAGCTTGCCCTCAAACTGACTTCCAGGGCCAAGAAACGCTTTAATTTCGCTCTTCTCTATCGATTCTTTACGCATAATCCCCTTGCCCTTGTTGGTCCACATGGAGAGATGTCCCGCCGTAACGGCCGATCAGGAAATTTTCAGAACTTCGAGTAAGCGGTCAAGGTCGGTCGGGTTGAAATAGCTGATTTCGATCTTCCCGCCCTTTCCCCGCGGAATGATCTTCACCTGGGTTCCGAGGGCCCGCTTCAATTCGCCGGCAAGATGAACCAGCTGCGGGTCAGGAGAGGTCTCCTTGGCTTTGGGGCGCCCGCCGGCAACGATACTCTTGATGCGCTTGACCAGGGCCTCAGTTTCCCTGACCGAGAGGTGCTTATGCACCACCTGCTGCCGGGCCTCAAGGAGATCCTCCTCCTCTTCCAGCGAGAGGAGGGCGCGGGCATGTCCCATCGACATGCGGTTGGCGAGGACATCTTCCCGCACCACGTCGGGAAGTCGCAACAGGCGCAAGGCGTTGGCGACGGTGGAGCGATCCTTGCCGACCCGCTTGGCGACCTCCTCCTGGGAGAGGTCGAAACTTTCAATCAGGTTCCGGTAGGCCTCGGCTTCCTCGATCGGGTTGAGGTCCTCCCGCTGGATATTTTCGATCAGGGCCACTTCCAGCGCCCAGTCTTCGGAAACATCCTGGATGACCACCGGGATCTCCCGCAGTCCGGCCTTCTGGGCAGCACGCCAACGGCGTTCACCGGCGATAATCTGGTAATGGTCGCCGAGCTGGCGAACCACAAGGGGCTGAATGACCCCCTTTTCCCGGATCGAAGCAACCAGTTCGGCCATCTTGCCGTCATCAAAGGTCTTGCGGGGCTGCCTGCTGTGCGGCTTGAGTTCCTCGATCGGGCAGAGAAAGTACTTCCGCCCCCCTTCATGGGAAGCAGAGCTGAGCAGGGCGCCGATCCCTTTGCCGAGCGCCGGTCGTTTAGCCATGAGATTTCCCCGTTTCGATAATTTCCCGCGCCAGCTCCAGATAGGCGGTTGCGCCGCGGGAGCTGATATCGTAAAGCAGGACCGGCAGGCCGTGGCTTGGCGCCTCGGAGAGACGGACATTGCGCGGGATAACGCTTTTCAAAACCTGATCCTCGAAGTGCCGACGGATTTCTTCGCTGACCTGATGCGAGAGGTTGTTGCGGCTGTCGAACATGGTCAGTACGATACCGCGGATTTGGAGCCCCTGGTTGAGCTCCTTCTGAATCAGGCGAATGGTCTGCATCAACTGACTCAGACCCTCCATCGCGTAGAATTCGCATTGCAACGGAATCAGTACCGCATCGGCCGCGGTCAATGCATTGACCGTCAAGAGACCCAGCGAAGGGGGACAATCGATGATCAGGTAGTCGTAGTCATCACGGACTTCAGAGAGAACACTCTTGAGTTTCTGTTCCCGGGCCAGGGCGCTGACCAGCTCGATTTCGGCGCCAATCAGGTCGGTGTTGGCGGGCAGAATATCGAGGCAAGGCAATTTGCTATGGATCAGCACATCGCGGGCACTCGCCTCACCGAGCAGGGCGTTGTAGATGGTCAATTCCTGAGACTGCTTATCGACACCGAGACCACTGCTGGCATTCGCCTGGGGATCCATGTCAATCAACAGCGTCCGCTTTTCGGCGGCGGCCAGGGAGGCGGCCAGATTGACCGAAGTCGTTGTCTTTCCGACCCCCCCTTTTTGATTCGCAATGGCAAGAATCTGGCCCAACGCTCTACCTCTTATCGGACGCGAACCTCTCTCGGAAGCAGGCCGCGGGATACCACCAGGAGGTCCCGGCGGGTTCAGATCTGGGGATTTCTTTGCGACGGAACCGCTTGGACAGCGGGGCCCAAGATTACCATAAACCCCCTGGCCCGCAAAGCAAAAAGCCCCCAAAAACATTCTAATATCGGGGAGTTCTAGAGAATTTCCAGATTTTGGGGTGGGAGTTCAACCGCACGCCATATCTTGTGGTCAAAAGCGCCCAAGCACGATCACGGTTCGTCGAGCGCCACTCACCGGCAAGGTCAACATGCGACATTCGATGGGAACCAGGCCAAGCTCCGCCAGAACCGGTTCAGCCTGCCGCAACTCACCTTCACCCTCGGCCCCCTTCATGGCAATTATTCTGCCATCCCGGGCAAGGCAGGGGAGGGCGAGGCGCACAAACTGCTCCAGGGAGGTAAAGGCCCGGGAGACGACCCGATCGAAACCCGCCCCCAGATCGCTCCGCTGCGGCACTTCCTCGGCTCGACCATGCCAGGCGACAAAACCGTCGAGACCCAACTGCCGCACCAGGTGACGCTGAAAAGTTATCTTCTTCAGAACGGCATCGACCGAGAGGACCCGCAACCCTGGCGCGGCCAAACGCAGTGGCAGGCCCGGGAATCCCCCGCCCGAGCCCAGATCGAGAAGGCGGCCAGTCTGGTCGATATCCCCCAGGATGGTCAGGGAATCAACCAGGTGCTTCTCCAGCGCCTCCTCCGGATCGGTAATTGCCGTAAGGTTCACCCGTGCCGTCCAGCGCAACAGTTCTTCCTGGAGGCGCAACAGATCTGCCCGTACCGGAAGCGGCAAAACCACCCCGACCCCCAACAGGGATCGCTCCAGCAGTTGCGTCAAATCCACGACTAACCCCGCCGTAACAGTACGGACAAGATCGCTATTGCCGCCGGAGTCACCCCCTGAATCCGTGCTGCCTGCCCCAGACTCAACGGACGCACCGCCTCGAGTTTCTCCTGGATCTCCGTGGACAGCCCGGGAACCCCGCGGTAGGCGAAGCCGGCTGGAATCTGCACATCCTCGGTCCGCCGGAAACGCTCCACCTGGTCAACCTGCCTGCGAATATAACCCGCATACTTGACTCCGATTTCGAGCGCCTCCAAAAGCCCCGGGTCGAGGCCCGCCAGTTCGTCATCCAGAAAGAGCAGATCCTCGATATGGATATGGGGACGGCGCAACAACTCTTCCAGGGTGAGAGCATTATGCAGGCCTTCCACGGCGAGGCGTGCGGCCGCTGCCTGGTCCCCCGGTGTCAAGCGCTGGCTGCTCAAACGGACCCGGCCTGCCGCCAAGGCATCCTGACGCGCGACAAAGCGTTGCCAACGGCGGTCGCCGATCAGCCCGATGCGCCGTCCGATCGGCGTGAGTCGCTGGTCAGCGTTATCTTCCCGCAACAACAGGCGATACTCCGCCCGCGAGGTGAACATCCGGTAGGGCTCCCTGGTCCCCAGGGTGACCAGGTCATCAACCATCACCCCCAGATAGCCCTCATCGCGGCCAATAACCAGTGGCGCTTCCCCCCGGGCCCGCAAGGCCGCGTTGATACCGGCGAGCAATCCCTGTGCAGCTGCCTCCTCATAGCCCGATGTCCCGTTGATCTGGCCAGCATGGTAAAGGTTTTCGATCGCTTTCGTTTCCAGGGTCGGCTGCAACTGGCCAGGGTCAACGAAATCATACTCGATCGCGTAGCCAGGGCGCATGATTTCGACCTGCTCGAGACCAGGAATCGAACGCAGGAATGCCTGCTGGATATCGACCGGCAGGGATGTCGATACGCCGTTGGGGTAGACCTCAGCACAGTCGAGGCCTTCCGGCTCCAGGAAAATCTGATGCCGCTCCTTCTCAGGGAAACGCACGACCTTGTCCTCGATCGAAGGACAATAGCGCGGACCAACCCCCTCGATGACCCCACTGTAGAGGGGGGAACGATCGAGCCCAGCGCGGATCAGGTCATGGGTCTGCGCACTGGTCCAGGTAACGTGGCAGGGGACCTGGGGGAGCTGAATCCGCTCCGTGTCGACGGAAAAGGGGCGCGGGGGAGAATCTCCCGGTTGGGCCTCAAGGCGCGCGAAGTCGATAGTGTGACGATCGAGGCGTGCCGGTGTCCCGGTCTTCAGACGACCGACCGTCAATCCCAAGACCCGCAAGTCATCGGACAACCCCTCCGAAGGAGGCTCCCCTGCGCGTCCACCGGGATAATGGTTGAGGCCGACATGAATCAGGCCGCGCATAAAGGTTCCCGTGGTCAGAACCACGGTCCGGCCGGCAAACACCACCCCGTCGCGCGTCTCTACTCCCACTACCCGGCCCGCCTCGACCAGCAACCGGACCACCGCTCCCTGCTTCAGGTCGAGACCTTCCTGGGATTCGACCACCCGCTTCATCTGGGCCGCATACCGATGGCGGTCCGCCTGGGCCCGGGAGGCGCGCACCGCTGGCCCCTTCCGGGTATTCAAGGTTCGAAACTGAATCCCCGTCGCATCAATAACCCGGGCCATCTCCCCACCCAGAGCATCGATTTCACGCACCAGGTGCCCCTTGGCGAGGCCACCAATTGCTGGGTTACAGGACATCTGCGCGACCGCATCAAGCCCCAAATTCAGCAACAGCGTACGACACCCCATACGTGCCGCCGCCAACGCCGCCTCACAACCAGCATGACCGGCACCGACGACAATCACCTGATAGTCTTGACCCAAGGTGGATACTAGGCGCACAAAACGATCTCCCCAAAAGGATCCTGTTTCACGTGAAACACGACCCTACTTGCCGACACAAAACCTGGAAAAGATAACTGCCAGAACCTCTTCCGGGGTGGTTTCCCCGGTAATCTCGCCGAGCGCAGAGAGGGCCTCCCGAAGTTCAAGCGCAAGGAGCTCAGGATCATGGGAGTGGGATACCCCCTCCAGAAAAGCCTCAAGCCCACGCTGACACCGAACCAGAGCCTCGCGGTGGCGCCGGTCGGATAGAAGCACACCCCCCTCGACATCAATACCTCGTGGCCCGCCGACTATTCCAACAATACGGGATCCCAGCTCATCAAGTCCAGCCCCGGTGTGGGAAGAGACAACGACGGCAGGGAGCTCGCGCCAGGGGGGAGCGAGGGGGAGGGTCCCCAGGTCAGCCTTGTTGACAACCAGGAGAACCGGCTTTCCGGAGCACGCTTCAAGGGACTTTAAATCATCCCCCCCCCGAGGTTGGCTCCCGTCAACGACGACAAGCACAAGGTCGGCGCCGCGAATCTTGGCAAGGGTGCGCCGGACCCCCTCCACCTCGACCGGGTCCTCACTCTCCCGGATCCCGGCGGTATCAATAACCCGGAGCGGAAACCCACCGATGACCAGGGGTTCTTCGATCGTATCCCGGGTGGTCCCGGGGATATCGGTGACAATGGCGCGGCTCTCCCCGAGGAGGGCGTTCAGCAGGGAACTCTTGCCGACATTGGGAGGACCGAGAATCAACAGGGAAAGCCCCTCCTTTAAGGCTCGACCGGCGGCAAATCCCTTTAACATTTCACCCATCTCCCTGGCCACGGAGGTCGCCCCTTCTTCAAGGCGCTGCAGGGAGGGGAGGGGAATGTCTTCCTCCGGGAAATCGATCAAGGTCTCCGTTTCGGCGAGGAGTCCGAGGAGGATTTGGCGAAATTTGAAAAGCTGCCGGGAAAGTTCCCCATCCAGTTGTCGCAGGGCGAGGGTCCCGGCAGCGGCTGACTGCGCCTTGATGAGGTCGATAACGGCCTCGGCGCGCGTCAGATCAAGGCGACCGTTGAGAAAGGCACGAAAGGTGAACTCGCCAGGCTGGGCGAGGCGGGCGCCACCGTCCACCAGCAGGTCGAGGATCCGTCCGACCAGGATGGGTCCACCATGACAGTGGATCTCGGCCACATCTTCCCGGGTAAAGGTGCGCGGAGCACGCATCAGGACGGCCAGGACCTCGTCGACCGGTTCTCCATCCAGATCGAAAATGTGACCATGATAGAGATGATGGGAAGAGAAGGGACAGTTGTTGCCGGATGGAACGAAGAAGCGGCGCAGAAGGGTTTCAGCGTCACTACCGGAAAGACGAATAATAGCCACCCCCCCCTCGCCAGGAGGGGTGGCCGGACCGACAATCGTATCTCCACCGCGCTTAAGCATGGGTCCCTGCCCGAATCACTCCGTTCAGCCGAAGACTGCGGGTGTTAATCCAGGAACACCCTCGAAAACCGAAACGGGATTCAAGCCGCAGGTTTACGATTGATAAAGTATTGCTGAAGAATGGTGAGGAGGTTGTTTACCAGCCAGTAGATAACCAGACCCGAGGGGAAATTCAAAAAGAGGAAGGTAAAAACCACCGGCATCAACATGAAAATCTTGGCCTGGGTCGGATCCATGGTACTGGGGCTCATCTTTTGCTGAACAAACATGGTTACCCCCATAATCAGCGGGGTAATGTAGTAGGGATCCTTGGCGGAGAGATCGGTCAGCCAAAAACCGAATTCGGCATGCCGAAGTTCGATAGAGGAGAGTAAAACCTTATAAAGAGCAAAGAATACGGGTATCTGGACCAGCATCGGGAGACACCCACCGAGAGGGTTGACCCGGTGTGTCTTATAGAGTTCCATCATCTCGCGATTAAGGCGTTCTTTGTCGTTTTTGAACTTCTCACGGATTTTCTGCATTTCCGGTTGAAGTTTTTGCATCGCCTTCATCGAGCCGTAGCTCTTCTGGGTAAGGGGCCAGAAAAGAAGTTTAATGATAACGGTGAGCGCGATGATGGCGATCCCGTAGTTGCCGACAAAAGAGTAAAAGAATTTCAGTACGTGAAGCAGGGGAGTGGCAATGATGGAGAAAAACCCGAAATCAATCGCCTTGGCCAACTGATGGTCAAGCCCCTTGAGGACATCGAGATCCCGGGGCCCGAAATAAAGCAGATAGGAGAAGGTTCGCCCGGTGCCGGGGTCAAGAATCATATATGGGGTCTGAAGTTGGTTTTCGATCCCCGAGCTGGTCTTCGAGACCGATACCTTCTCCAGCGTCCCGGCGAGAGGGACCCCGACGTTCATGAAGTATTTATTTTCAAAGCCGGTCCAGACTGTATCGGCCCCAAAGGACTGGGGCTTCTCGGCAAGATCTTTGATCTTGGCCGTTTCAACCTTGTCACCAACAAGTGAGACCGGGCCAACATAGTCGTATTGCCCACCAGCTTGTTCCGGATCCCAGGGGTGAAAAAGTGTCAGCACCAGATCACCCCGAAGAGGATTGGAGCCGCCATTGGTAACCTTGACATCGAGGTCGATGCCGTAACTGTTCCCATGGAAGACAAAGATCTTTTCGAGGATCGCCCCTGAAGGGGTCTGGCCGATAAAGTGAAGGGTAGCTTTACCCTCAGCATCGAGATGGAGGGAAGGGGGGCTGTCGCTGTGAAAGTTCATCCCGGGTGGAAGGGACAAGGCCTCCCTCCCGCCGATCAGCAGGGTCCCATTCCCGGGCCCCGGAACAACCAGCGCGACATTGGCTGATTTGGGATCCGTAGTCTCTTGAAACCCCTTGAGGGTATATTCAATCAACTCACCGCCACGACTCGAAAAAACAGCCCGATAAAGGGGGCTTTCAACGGTGAAATTCCGGACAGCATCATGGCTGTCGGGAACGATTGGGAGTGGCTGAGGGGGAATGGGTGCCGGTTCGGCAGAGGATGAAGGTGGAGCACTCTCCGTCGATACCGATTTCACCCCGGAAGTGGTACTGGACTCCGGTTGGGGGGGCTGCTGGGGAAAAAGAACGGAAAAACCGACCCAGACGACCAACATCAGGACGACGGCAATTATCGTGTTTTTATTTTCCATGGGAAGCAATCTCCGGAAAGGACGGTAAAACCCAATCAGGGAACAGGGTCGTAACCTCCGGGATG is a window encoding:
- the atpF gene encoding F0F1 ATP synthase subunit B encodes the protein MKSLLPRKGMIATLAAVLVVAAASVALAAGGEGHHVDGGVLLKDFLYRCLNFAITLGLLLYFVTKPLRKGLAGRREGIEKALAEAEQARQEAEARFAEYDQKLAKAAGEVDAIYAEIRREGELESKRIVANAQEMAEKIKAEAKRSAAHEVARARVELQREAAQMAVAIAEDLLKKSFSAQDQDRLVNEYMQKVGELH
- the atpH gene encoding ATP synthase F1 subunit delta yields the protein MSVSAISRRYAKAMVRLASEQNQIERFGEELGQFNALLAREDRLRLILESPSFPMDRKTAILEDLLASLQPTATVKNFLGLLLEKDRLQYLALITGDYRALADELSGIVRARVTAAASLSAEQRQAIGKSLQQQTGKQVELTVAVDSSLLGGLQAEIGGRLFDGSLRTQLNRIEDTLKKG
- the atpG gene encoding ATP synthase F1 subunit gamma codes for the protein MANLKDIKKRITSVKNTRQITKAMKMVSAAKLRRAQEAVVAARPYAKKMQDVLSSLAMREDADGHPLLMERGKGRALVLLLTADRGLCGGFNGNVSKAAERFIKSNEAGYEGYDLVIVGRKGREYLKSRAGLTITKVHENLTGSISYSTAALIGQEIIDQYVAGSYDAVFFVFNAFRSAISQDVTIDQLLPIVPKVVEANEQVVDYIYEPSRGEVLDQILPKHIEVQIFRGLLESVASEHGARMSAMDSASKNASEMIGKLTLQYNRARQAAITKELMEIISGAESIK
- a CDS encoding ParB/RepB/Spo0J family partition protein; translated protein: MAKRPALGKGIGALLSSASHEGGRKYFLCPIEELKPHSRQPRKTFDDGKMAELVASIREKGVIQPLVVRQLGDHYQIIAGERRWRAAQKAGLREIPVVIQDVSEDWALEVALIENIQREDLNPIEEAEAYRNLIESFDLSQEEVAKRVGKDRSTVANALRLLRLPDVVREDVLANRMSMGHARALLSLEEEEDLLEARQQVVHKHLSVRETEALVKRIKSIVAGGRPKAKETSPDPQLVHLAGELKRALGTQVKIIPRGKGGKIEISYFNPTDLDRLLEVLKIS
- a CDS encoding bactofilin family protein, producing the protein MWTNKGKGIMRKESIEKSEIKAFLGPGSQFEGKLLFNEIVRLDGTFRGEINSRDTLIVGESADVQAEVTVGTLILSGSFKGNIKASQRVELRSPARVEGNIETPVLVVEEGVLLNSTLVMKTPDGGADGAKGQAVALKK
- the rsmG gene encoding 16S rRNA (guanine(527)-N(7))-methyltransferase RsmG; the encoded protein is MDLTQLLERSLLGVGVVLPLPVRADLLRLQEELLRWTARVNLTAITDPEEALEKHLVDSLTILGDIDQTGRLLDLGSGGGFPGLPLRLAAPGLRVLSVDAVLKKITFQRHLVRQLGLDGFVAWHGRAEEVPQRSDLGAGFDRVVSRAFTSLEQFVRLALPCLARDGRIIAMKGAEGEGELRQAEPVLAELGLVPIECRMLTLPVSGARRTVIVLGRF
- a CDS encoding ParA family protein; protein product: MGQILAIANQKGGVGKTTTSVNLAASLAAAEKRTLLIDMDPQANASSGLGVDKQSQELTIYNALLGEASARDVLIHSKLPCLDILPANTDLIGAEIELVSALAREQKLKSVLSEVRDDYDYLIIDCPPSLGLLTVNALTAADAVLIPLQCEFYAMEGLSQLMQTIRLIQKELNQGLQIRGIVLTMFDSRNNLSHQVSEEIRRHFEDQVLKSVIPRNVRLSEAPSHGLPVLLYDISSRGATAYLELAREIIETGKSHG
- the atpA gene encoding F0F1 ATP synthase subunit alpha, encoding MEIRAEEISAIIKKQIENFGREVEVSETGTIISVGDGIARIHGLDKAMAGELLEFPGNIMGMVLNLEEDNVGAAILGEAHHIKEGDTVKRTERIVQVPVGDALVGRVVDGIGIPIDGLGDIKSNDFRQVEIKAPGIVARKSVHEPMQTGLKAIDAMVPIGRGQRELIIGDRQTGKTAVAVDTIINQKGNGVVCIYVAIGQKRSTVAQVVDKLKQHGAMDYTIVVAATASDPAPLQFIAPYTGVTMGEFFRDNGKHALIIYDDLSKQAVAYRQLSLLLRRPPGREAFPGDVFYLHSRLLERAAKLNDDLGAGSLTALPIIETQAGDVSAYIPTNVISITDGQIFLETDLFYSGVRPAINVGLSVSRVGGSAQVKAMKQVAGTLRLALAQYREMAAFAQFGSDLDAATQRQLNRGARLVEILKQGQYKPLPVERQVMVIYAANNGFIDQYPISAIGRYEAELMTFIDSKHGQLLSDLKAKMAIDADLEGRIKSALEEFKGQFAA
- a CDS encoding ATP synthase F0 subunit B produces the protein MINIDWTILLQFFNFVVLMFVLNIILYRPLRAILAKRREAIEGNHAKAKELAGQIDAKMAAYQEQLQEAKLKGAQEKAQLKKQAAGQEAKILGAAHEEANAHLQQIKGQVATEAAAARSALKKETDSLAGMIAGKVLGRAL